A window of Prolixibacter sp. SD074 contains these coding sequences:
- a CDS encoding transposase — translation MEIESLLRYLLPQEIFEYFDLIDFKEVEGGQLELHLNEKSIKPLEHADKELVSNGFDEPVRIQDFPLRDKTVYFVVRRRKWKDKHTGKIYSSRWDLIAKGTSYTKEFAAFLKGLLGQIPDKFE, via the coding sequence ATGGAAATAGAAAGCTTACTACGTTACTTATTGCCCCAGGAAATATTTGAATACTTTGATTTGATTGATTTCAAGGAAGTAGAAGGTGGACAATTAGAGCTACATTTAAATGAAAAGTCAATTAAGCCCTTGGAGCACGCTGATAAAGAGCTGGTTTCAAATGGATTCGACGAGCCTGTCCGTATCCAAGATTTTCCGTTAAGGGACAAGACAGTCTATTTTGTCGTCAGGCGACGAAAATGGAAGGACAAGCACACAGGAAAGATCTATAGTTCCCGATGGGATTTAATAGCCAAAGGCACCAGCTACACCAAAGAGTTTGCTGCTTTTTTAAAAGGGTTACTTGGACAAATACCCGATAAGTTCGAATAG
- a CDS encoding transposase gives MSIDETALTNGELYTVVTNKAGKGKKGSLVAMIEGTEAGKVIEVLDKISEEERNAVEEVTLDMASSMRKIVKSCFPKASRVIDRFHVQKLAYDALQEIRIKHRWDAINEETNAIENAKADGVKYIPEVLSNGDTKKQLLARSRYLLFKSGDKWTDKQKKRAAVLFELYPDIKEAYSLTHSLRMIFLKNTDKKVAYTKMARWFNDVTESGFKSFNTISATFYAHYPEILNFFDNRSTNASAESFNAKLKAFRATQRGVVDIEFFLFRVAKIYA, from the coding sequence TTGAGTATCGATGAAACAGCACTTACCAATGGAGAACTTTACACCGTGGTGACCAATAAGGCAGGGAAAGGGAAAAAGGGCTCTTTAGTGGCCATGATAGAAGGGACAGAGGCAGGGAAAGTTATTGAAGTTTTAGATAAGATATCAGAAGAAGAAAGAAATGCAGTTGAAGAGGTAACACTGGATATGGCCAGTTCCATGCGAAAAATAGTAAAAAGTTGTTTTCCAAAAGCCAGCCGGGTTATTGACCGCTTTCATGTCCAGAAACTGGCCTATGATGCATTGCAGGAGATACGTATCAAACACCGTTGGGATGCCATTAATGAAGAAACCAATGCAATTGAAAATGCAAAAGCTGATGGCGTAAAATATATCCCTGAAGTTTTAAGCAATGGAGACACTAAAAAACAACTTCTGGCCCGTAGCCGGTATTTATTGTTTAAATCAGGGGATAAATGGACTGACAAGCAAAAGAAAAGAGCTGCTGTATTGTTTGAGCTTTATCCCGACATTAAAGAAGCATATTCCCTGACACATTCATTAAGAATGATATTTTTGAAAAACACGGACAAGAAAGTAGCTTATACTAAAATGGCCAGGTGGTTCAACGATGTTACTGAATCCGGTTTTAAATCTTTCAATACCATATCTGCTACATTCTATGCGCATTATCCTGAAATATTAAACTTCTTTGACAACCGAAGCACTAATGCTTCTGCTGAATCATTTAATGCCAAACTTAAAGCTTTCCGTGCAACTCAAAGAGGAGTTGTCGATATTGAATTTTTCCTTTTCAGAGTGGCTAAGATTTATGCGTAA
- the panB gene encoding 3-methyl-2-oxobutanoate hydroxymethyltransferase, which translates to MSVHKEVKRVTTHVLSEMKLRGEKISMLTAYDYSMARLVDEAGLDVILVGDSASNVMAGNETTLPITLDQMIYHGKSVVKAVNRALVVVDLPFGTYQGDSKGALISSIRIMKETHADAVKMEGGKEVIQSVERILSAGIPVMGHLGLMPQSIHKYGTYTVRAKQDAEAEKLIEDARLLEEAGCFAIVLEKIPAALGERVAKELKIPVIGIGAGGGVDGQVLVIHDMLGITQEFSPRFLRRYHNLATEIKGAVGNYIQDVKSRDFPNDKEQY; encoded by the coding sequence ATGTCAGTACATAAAGAAGTAAAACGGGTAACAACCCATGTCCTGTCGGAGATGAAGCTGCGGGGGGAGAAGATTTCGATGCTTACTGCGTACGATTATAGTATGGCCCGCCTGGTGGATGAAGCTGGTCTGGATGTGATTTTGGTAGGCGACTCGGCCTCGAATGTGATGGCCGGAAACGAAACCACTCTGCCCATTACGCTTGATCAGATGATTTATCACGGTAAATCAGTGGTGAAAGCGGTGAACCGTGCTTTGGTGGTGGTCGATTTGCCTTTCGGTACGTACCAGGGCGACTCGAAAGGGGCGTTGATTTCTTCTATCCGTATCATGAAGGAAACGCATGCCGACGCGGTGAAAATGGAAGGCGGCAAGGAGGTGATTCAATCGGTAGAGCGCATTCTTTCGGCAGGTATCCCGGTGATGGGACATCTGGGGTTGATGCCGCAATCGATTCATAAATATGGTACCTACACCGTTCGCGCCAAGCAGGATGCCGAAGCTGAGAAACTAATTGAAGATGCCCGTTTGTTGGAAGAAGCCGGTTGTTTTGCTATTGTGCTCGAAAAAATTCCGGCTGCCCTGGGCGAACGTGTTGCCAAAGAGCTTAAGATTCCGGTTATCGGAATTGGTGCCGGCGGCGGTGTTGACGGGCAGGTTTTGGTTATCCACGACATGCTGGGCATTACACAGGAATTTTCTCCCCGCTTTTTGCGTCGCTACCACAACCTGGCCACCGAGATAAAAGGCGCTGTGGGGAATTACATCCAGGACGTAAAATCGCGGGATTTCCCGAACGACAAAGAACAATATTGA
- a CDS encoding RluA family pseudouridine synthase, whose translation MEVLYEDNHIIAVNKRCGDIVQGDKTGDPTLGDDVKAYLKKKYNKPGDVFLGVTHRLDRPTSGIVLFARTSKALARLNKLFSNKGEIRKTYWAVVDKRPANDEDTLEHWLVRYPEKNKSVAYSSRRVNGKAASLSYRYLASSDRYHLLEIALHTGRHHQIRAQLAAVGLHIKGDLKYGFPRSNKDAGIHLHARSIELPHPVSQEKISITAPPPRDAVWACFSKL comes from the coding sequence ATGGAGGTTTTATACGAGGACAACCACATTATTGCCGTGAACAAGCGCTGCGGAGATATTGTACAAGGCGACAAAACCGGTGATCCGACACTGGGTGACGATGTGAAGGCTTATCTGAAGAAGAAATACAATAAACCAGGTGATGTGTTTCTGGGCGTAACACATCGCCTCGATCGTCCAACCAGTGGGATTGTGCTGTTTGCGCGTACCTCCAAAGCGCTGGCCCGGCTGAATAAACTATTCAGCAATAAAGGAGAAATCCGGAAAACATATTGGGCGGTAGTCGACAAGCGGCCCGCCAACGACGAGGATACATTGGAGCATTGGTTAGTGCGATATCCCGAAAAAAACAAGTCGGTGGCCTATAGCAGTCGTCGTGTTAACGGCAAAGCAGCCTCGCTAAGCTATCGCTATCTGGCCTCGTCCGATCGGTACCATTTACTGGAAATAGCGCTACACACCGGGCGCCACCACCAAATCAGGGCGCAACTGGCTGCGGTGGGCCTGCACATCAAAGGTGATTTGAAATACGGTTTCCCGCGCTCGAATAAAGACGCAGGTATCCATTTGCATGCCCGGAGCATTGAATTGCCCCATCCGGTAAGCCAGGAAAAAATATCAATAACAGCGCCCCCTCCCCGTGACGCTGTTTGGGCCTGTTTTTCTAAATTGTAG
- the cdd gene encoding cytidine deaminase, with protein MKEIVFRIALTEYSGIEELPATEQELLQKAREASKNAYSPYSGFKVGAAVLLENGQTVTGNNQENAAYPSGLCAERTALFYASAQFPNVPVSMIAISALKQELLVDNTVKPCGSCRQVMAEFEDRFEKPIRIILDGHDRIEVLNGIDNLLPLRFRKEALD; from the coding sequence GTGAAAGAGATCGTTTTCAGAATTGCACTGACCGAATATTCCGGTATTGAAGAATTGCCGGCTACCGAACAGGAGCTTTTACAAAAAGCTCGCGAAGCTTCCAAAAACGCTTATTCTCCGTATTCCGGTTTTAAAGTTGGTGCTGCTGTTTTGTTGGAAAATGGCCAAACCGTCACCGGAAACAACCAGGAGAATGCAGCCTATCCGTCCGGATTGTGTGCCGAACGAACCGCACTCTTTTATGCCAGTGCCCAGTTCCCGAATGTTCCCGTTAGCATGATAGCCATATCGGCACTGAAACAGGAACTTTTGGTTGACAACACCGTCAAACCATGCGGGAGTTGCCGCCAGGTAATGGCTGAGTTCGAGGACCGGTTTGAAAAACCGATCCGCATTATTCTCGACGGACACGACCGAATTGAAGTGCTTAACGGAATAGATAATCTGTTACCGCTGAGATTCCGGAAAGAAGCCCTGGATTAA
- a CDS encoding glucosaminidase domain-containing protein, which produces MRPQIRSLFIAFIMLLAGIAARGDEAHRMTRQQYINRYAKVAIAEMNRFHIPASITMAQGCLESGDGNSSLARDANNHFGIKCNNGWIGKRVRHDDDSRRECFRKYKSAWESYRDHSLFLRNNVRYASLFKLNITDYKGWARGLRKAGYATDPRYPERLIRIIEQYRLYDLDKNYDGKNEAVATSGNEQPGYSDRTPGKGNNRIDHFSIDLSDSQSAVERNGAKSIRARKGDTYEELAAEYGLKEWEIFHYNDTGKGHEPAGSSIVYLEMKSGRAARGNNYHIALAGETMWQISQQYGIRLKSLYRKNRMKQGDEPKPGQQIWLRKKKPRRR; this is translated from the coding sequence ATGAGACCCCAGATACGCTCCCTCTTCATTGCTTTTATCATGTTATTGGCCGGCATTGCAGCCCGGGGCGACGAAGCGCACCGAATGACGCGGCAACAATATATTAATCGTTATGCGAAGGTGGCAATTGCAGAAATGAATCGGTTTCATATTCCGGCCAGTATAACGATGGCGCAGGGGTGCCTTGAATCGGGGGATGGAAATTCTTCGTTAGCGCGTGATGCAAACAATCACTTTGGCATAAAATGCAATAACGGTTGGATCGGGAAAAGAGTGAGGCACGATGATGATTCGCGGAGGGAGTGCTTTAGAAAATACAAATCGGCGTGGGAATCTTATCGCGATCATTCGCTTTTCCTCCGGAACAATGTGCGTTATGCGTCATTGTTCAAACTGAATATTACCGATTATAAAGGATGGGCGAGAGGATTGAGGAAGGCAGGATACGCTACAGATCCGCGTTATCCCGAGCGGTTGATCCGAATCATCGAACAGTACCGGCTTTATGATTTGGATAAAAACTATGATGGGAAAAATGAGGCTGTCGCAACATCCGGAAATGAGCAACCTGGTTACAGCGATCGGACACCTGGTAAGGGGAATAACCGCATCGATCATTTCTCCATTGATTTGTCAGATAGTCAGTCGGCTGTTGAGCGTAACGGCGCTAAATCGATTCGAGCCCGTAAAGGTGACACGTATGAAGAGCTGGCCGCGGAATATGGTTTGAAAGAATGGGAAATCTTCCATTACAACGATACCGGGAAAGGGCACGAACCTGCCGGGTCATCGATTGTCTATCTTGAAATGAAATCCGGTCGTGCAGCCAGAGGAAATAATTATCATATCGCACTGGCTGGTGAAACCATGTGGCAGATTTCGCAGCAATATGGCATCCGTCTGAAATCGTTGTACCGCAAAAACCGGATGAAACAAGGCGATGAACCGAAGCCAGGACAACAAATCTGGTTGAGGAAGAAAAAGCCCCGCAGGCGTTAA
- the fmt gene encoding methionyl-tRNA formyltransferase, protein MQGKDIRIVFMGTPDFAVESLKALVENGYNVIGVITTQDKPSGRGRKMHMSAVKQYAMSQNLPVLQPGKLKGPVFIEELKSWKADLQVVVAFRMLPEIVWSMPPMGTFNLHASLLPQYRGAAPLNWAVINGETESGVSTFLLKHEIDTGNILFQEKVPIGPDETVGDLHDKLMGAGARLVLKTVDAIAEGTAKGIAQDVLIARGTAVKPAPKIFKDDCHIDWCKPGAQIHNLIRGLSPYPASWTVFRENGRKKEIQIKIYRARFEKDDNAGAPGTVIVPNRTELKIACQDGFICITELQMAGKKRMKVEDFLRGFQNAEHFHAI, encoded by the coding sequence ATGCAAGGTAAAGACATTCGTATTGTTTTTATGGGCACACCCGATTTTGCCGTTGAGAGTTTAAAGGCGCTTGTAGAAAACGGTTACAATGTTATTGGTGTTATTACCACTCAGGATAAGCCTTCGGGCCGGGGACGAAAAATGCATATGTCCGCGGTAAAACAGTACGCTATGTCTCAAAATTTACCGGTATTGCAACCCGGAAAACTAAAGGGCCCGGTTTTTATTGAAGAACTTAAATCATGGAAGGCCGATTTGCAGGTAGTCGTTGCTTTTCGGATGCTTCCCGAGATCGTATGGAGCATGCCTCCCATGGGAACCTTTAACCTACATGCATCGCTATTACCACAATATCGGGGAGCTGCTCCTTTAAACTGGGCGGTTATTAACGGCGAAACGGAGAGCGGAGTTTCCACCTTCCTGCTCAAACACGAAATTGATACCGGCAATATTCTTTTCCAGGAAAAAGTTCCCATTGGCCCCGACGAAACGGTGGGTGATTTACACGATAAACTAATGGGGGCCGGTGCCCGGTTAGTCCTAAAAACAGTTGATGCAATAGCAGAAGGTACAGCCAAAGGCATTGCCCAGGATGTCCTTATTGCACGCGGAACAGCAGTAAAACCTGCTCCCAAAATTTTTAAAGACGATTGCCATATCGACTGGTGTAAGCCCGGAGCACAAATTCACAATCTCATCCGGGGGCTCAGCCCGTACCCGGCTTCATGGACCGTTTTCCGGGAAAATGGCCGAAAGAAGGAAATCCAGATTAAAATTTATCGGGCACGTTTTGAGAAAGATGACAATGCCGGAGCTCCGGGTACGGTCATCGTACCCAATCGAACGGAATTAAAAATTGCCTGCCAGGATGGTTTTATCTGCATTACTGAATTACAAATGGCCGGGAAAAAACGCATGAAGGTGGAAGACTTTCTCCGCGGCTTCCAAAATGCAGAACATTTCCACGCTATCTAA
- a CDS encoding DUF5522 domain-containing protein, protein MMWDDIEYSDNLQDGEDYYLTKEGYRVMTEKYLRERGYCCGNGCRHCPYFPKAQKGNRSLRE, encoded by the coding sequence ATGATGTGGGATGATATAGAATACAGCGATAATTTACAGGACGGTGAAGATTACTATCTAACCAAAGAAGGTTACCGGGTAATGACGGAAAAATACCTGAGAGAACGTGGTTACTGCTGCGGTAACGGATGCAGGCATTGTCCCTATTTTCCAAAAGCCCAAAAAGGAAATCGCAGTTTAAGGGAATAG
- a CDS encoding bifunctional 3,4-dihydroxy-2-butanone-4-phosphate synthase/GTP cyclohydrolase II, with the protein MTDIKLNSIDEAIHDIRNGKFVIVVDDEDRENEGDFIAAAEKITPEMVNFMATEGRGLICAPITEERCNELELGMMVGKNTSLHETPFTVSVDAVVPGVTTGISAHDRAATIRLLADPNTRPEDLGRPGHIFPLKAKNRGVLRRSGHTEAAVDLARMAGLQSAGVLVEIMNEDGTMARLPQLMKIAAKFDLKIISIADLIAYRLQTESLIERGEEVHLPTAFGDFRLIPFRQKSNGVEHMALLKGKWKPGEPVMVRVHSSCATGDIFGSLRCECGDQLHKSMELIEKEGQGAIVYIQQEGRGIGLMNKIKAYKLQEEGLDTVDANVHLGFDPDERDYGVGAQIIRSLGIEKMRLITNNPVKRVGLEGYGLKVVDTVPIEVKPNQFNEFYMKTKRDRMGHSLKRFNYGDHTKE; encoded by the coding sequence ATGACAGACATTAAACTCAATTCCATCGACGAAGCAATACACGATATCCGTAACGGAAAATTTGTGATTGTGGTAGATGATGAAGATCGTGAAAATGAAGGTGACTTTATTGCTGCCGCAGAAAAAATAACGCCTGAAATGGTCAACTTCATGGCCACTGAGGGACGAGGACTCATTTGTGCTCCCATTACAGAAGAGCGATGCAATGAATTGGAACTGGGAATGATGGTTGGGAAAAATACTTCTCTGCACGAAACACCCTTTACGGTATCGGTTGATGCTGTTGTTCCAGGTGTAACGACCGGAATTTCAGCTCATGACCGGGCAGCAACCATTCGTTTGCTGGCCGATCCAAATACCCGCCCCGAAGATTTAGGGCGTCCCGGGCACATCTTTCCGCTGAAAGCGAAAAACCGTGGTGTATTACGCCGTTCCGGACATACTGAAGCAGCTGTTGATCTGGCCCGAATGGCAGGCTTGCAGTCAGCTGGGGTGTTGGTCGAAATCATGAACGAAGATGGCACCATGGCGCGTCTTCCTCAGTTAATGAAAATCGCGGCAAAATTCGATCTGAAGATCATCAGTATCGCCGACCTGATTGCCTACCGGCTTCAAACCGAGAGTCTCATCGAACGAGGTGAAGAAGTGCATCTGCCCACCGCATTTGGCGATTTCAGGCTTATTCCCTTCCGGCAGAAATCAAATGGAGTGGAACATATGGCCTTGCTAAAAGGAAAATGGAAACCCGGTGAACCCGTTATGGTGCGGGTACATTCTTCTTGTGCCACAGGTGATATTTTCGGTTCGCTTCGTTGCGAGTGCGGCGACCAGTTGCACAAGTCAATGGAGCTCATCGAAAAGGAAGGCCAGGGAGCCATTGTATATATCCAACAAGAAGGCCGCGGCATTGGCCTGATGAATAAAATCAAAGCCTACAAACTGCAGGAAGAAGGCCTCGATACCGTTGATGCCAATGTTCATTTAGGCTTCGATCCGGATGAACGTGATTACGGTGTCGGCGCACAAATCATCCGCAGCTTAGGCATTGAAAAAATGCGGCTAATAACAAACAATCCCGTAAAACGTGTCGGATTAGAAGGCTATGGATTGAAAGTTGTGGATACCGTTCCGATTGAAGTAAAACCGAATCAGTTTAACGAGTTTTATATGAAAACCAAACGGGATCGCATGGGGCATTCTCTGAAGCGTTTCAATTACGGTGATCATACCAAAGAATAA
- a CDS encoding glycosyltransferase family 2 protein, producing MSDVAVLVFCFCAFIIFYSFGGYGIFLWMILEIRQLFNKKEKFSYSESDSPDPDVCLFVTAYNERTHVRQKIENSLALDYPNEKLRLIWVTDGSTDDTPDIAATYPQVEVFHEPERKGKADALNRGIAFVKAPIVVFTDCNTLLSKGTVRAIVREFRHPKVGCVAGEKRIANDNSSTPVAAGEGLYWRIESWLKKLDSRFYSTIGAAGEIFALRTELYSELEKDTLLDDFILSMRTAMKGYRIAYAQDAQATEFASSNAREEMKRKVRIAAGAYQSIARLPELLNPFRYGRLSFQYFSHKVLRWTLAPVSLPLLFFSGLYLSIQPSVAGLSVYQAATILQVIFYLFALFGYLLQRNNIRSGWFFAPYYFTLMNFAYFPGFIRYLLGKQTVLWEKAQRSGSFHEGFS from the coding sequence ATGTCTGATGTCGCCGTTCTTGTATTCTGTTTCTGTGCATTCATTATTTTCTATTCATTTGGCGGATACGGCATTTTCCTTTGGATGATCCTGGAAATTCGACAATTATTTAACAAAAAAGAAAAGTTTTCATATTCAGAGAGCGATTCTCCGGATCCGGATGTCTGTCTTTTTGTCACCGCTTATAATGAGCGTACTCACGTAAGACAAAAAATAGAAAACTCGCTGGCGCTTGATTATCCCAATGAGAAGTTACGGTTGATTTGGGTAACGGATGGCTCGACCGACGACACACCTGACATCGCAGCCACCTATCCGCAAGTAGAAGTATTTCATGAACCGGAACGTAAGGGAAAAGCAGATGCTCTCAACCGGGGAATAGCATTTGTCAAAGCCCCGATTGTTGTGTTTACCGACTGCAATACCCTTTTATCCAAAGGAACGGTTCGGGCCATTGTCCGTGAATTCCGTCATCCAAAAGTTGGTTGTGTTGCCGGCGAAAAAAGAATTGCAAATGATAACTCCTCTACGCCGGTTGCAGCCGGAGAAGGCTTGTACTGGCGAATCGAATCGTGGCTAAAGAAACTCGACAGCCGGTTTTACAGCACGATTGGCGCTGCCGGCGAAATTTTTGCCCTCAGAACCGAGCTTTATTCCGAGCTCGAGAAAGATACTTTATTGGATGATTTCATCCTGTCCATGCGAACCGCGATGAAGGGTTACCGGATTGCTTACGCACAAGATGCCCAGGCTACCGAGTTTGCATCCTCCAATGCCCGGGAAGAGATGAAACGCAAAGTGAGAATTGCTGCCGGAGCTTACCAGTCCATTGCCCGGTTACCGGAACTTTTAAATCCATTCAGGTATGGCAGGCTCTCTTTCCAGTACTTTTCTCATAAAGTTCTTCGCTGGACCCTGGCTCCTGTTTCATTACCACTTCTCTTTTTTTCCGGTTTGTATCTGTCAATACAACCGTCGGTTGCCGGACTTTCCGTTTATCAGGCCGCAACTATTTTGCAAGTTATTTTTTACTTGTTCGCACTCTTTGGATACCTATTGCAAAGAAATAATATTCGGTCAGGCTGGTTCTTCGCTCCGTATTATTTCACGCTAATGAATTTCGCCTATTTTCCCGGTTTTATCAGGTATTTATTGGGTAAGCAGACGGTATTATGGGAAAAGGCCCAACGCTCAGGCTCATTCCACGAAGGATTTTCTTAA
- a CDS encoding glycosyltransferase family 4 protein, with translation MKILSLANKVPFPRKDGGAIGILNILEGYADNGHQVTLLAMNTPKHHIHESELPPALTSKIKFKLVDANTNIRIPQLAINWLFSTKAYILERFVSSIFKKQLITILQEESFDFIQLEGLYLCPYIPVIRKYSRAQIILRAHNVEHEIWERTAEVEKGFKRFYLKNMALRLRKAEIGFLNQYDILSTVTERDKEKLNELGNQKPAIVMQPGFTIEEKPAGELTLPLSIGFLGALDWIPNQIGLKWFVENCWPQIHSNHPKSQFWVGGRNAPAGFSKYLNHPGIQFPGEIENAHEFISNRSILIVPLLSGSGVRVKILEGLTMGKAIVTTSIGAEGIPVQPGNELLIADTPENFANSVMQLLDSSGRIQQLGNEAFRFASEHYRYDKTVVPFLQFLDKQKEVHHV, from the coding sequence CCTCTCGCTGGCCAATAAAGTACCATTCCCAAGAAAAGATGGTGGAGCCATCGGTATTTTGAATATCCTGGAAGGTTATGCGGATAACGGACACCAGGTTACCCTACTGGCCATGAATACCCCAAAACACCACATTCACGAAAGCGAACTGCCACCTGCTCTTACATCAAAAATTAAATTTAAATTAGTGGATGCCAACACCAATATTAGAATACCCCAACTGGCTATTAATTGGTTATTCTCGACAAAAGCATACATCCTTGAGCGCTTCGTTTCGTCAATTTTCAAAAAACAATTAATCACTATCTTACAGGAAGAATCCTTCGATTTCATCCAACTTGAGGGGCTTTATCTCTGTCCTTACATCCCGGTAATCCGGAAATATTCACGGGCCCAAATCATTCTCCGGGCCCACAATGTGGAGCATGAAATTTGGGAACGGACAGCTGAGGTTGAAAAAGGATTCAAGCGGTTCTACCTGAAAAATATGGCCCTCCGGTTGCGCAAAGCTGAAATCGGTTTCCTGAATCAGTATGACATCCTTTCCACGGTAACGGAACGAGACAAGGAAAAACTCAACGAATTGGGCAATCAAAAACCGGCAATTGTTATGCAGCCTGGTTTTACTATCGAAGAAAAACCAGCTGGTGAACTGACCCTCCCATTATCGATTGGCTTTCTTGGCGCTCTCGATTGGATCCCCAACCAAATTGGATTGAAGTGGTTTGTAGAAAATTGCTGGCCACAAATTCATTCCAACCATCCGAAGAGCCAATTTTGGGTAGGTGGGCGAAACGCGCCTGCCGGATTCAGCAAATACCTGAACCATCCGGGCATTCAATTCCCGGGTGAGATTGAAAATGCGCATGAATTTATTTCGAACCGAAGCATCCTCATCGTACCGCTACTTTCGGGAAGTGGCGTCCGCGTGAAAATCCTGGAAGGCCTGACAATGGGAAAAGCAATTGTAACCACCAGCATCGGAGCCGAGGGAATTCCGGTACAACCGGGGAATGAATTGCTCATAGCCGATACCCCGGAGAATTTTGCCAATTCGGTGATGCAATTACTCGACTCTTCCGGTCGCATCCAACAATTGGGGAATGAAGCGTTCAGATTTGCTTCCGAACACTACCGATACGACAAAACAGTTGTCCCATTTCTCCAATTTCTGGATAAACAAAAGGAGGTGCACCATGTCTGA